ATGGCAACACAAATTGAGTTTTAGTAGCACCAATAGATTGCCATATTTAGTTTCATATTTAGTGAcaaaaatatcatcactaataaattagtCCATTAGTGGCATATAGCGTTATCATAAAAAGTATAATTTATAGTGGCAATAATTATCATCATTAATTATTTAAGTGATGGCACCCAGTCGCCATATATAATATGATCATTTACGACGATAAGGTATAAATTGTTactaaaattattagtaataatTATTTTACTAGCAATCATAATAGTTTTAGTGGTGATATTCAGGTATTTTAGTGATGATTTTTTAGCCACTTGTTACGGGTACGTAGAAATTCTACAATCTCGATCATATACCGTCCTATTTTTTTGGATCttaaatccaattttttttagtatGGTACCGATCTCAAGTTCGGATACGTGCCAATGACATGTTTTATAATGGTTTTGATAGAATTTGTCAAACTATTTTCTATATTatcattattaaaatataataaatccaaCTTCATGGGCAAAATAACTATTTATTATGGCTCATAGTGGGTATAATAATTGCCTACAATGAATAATCATGAATTTAATAATTACCACCTACAATGGATAATCATGAATTTAATAATTATCAATAATTTTGGTCCACTCAAATATTAAATGCACCCCTAATATTTGAGATAATAGTAGGTCCAACCTTCCTCTATGCACGGGAGGGGCCGGAGATCTTTAGGTAAGTATTTTTgaacataaaaaatttttctctcattatcttttttttgttattttttactgttctaaaattttgattaatttaagtattcgaaaaatttttattaaaattttttggatacGTAGACTTTTAATTACAGGTCAAAGGTATTACTCATTTAGAATTCTTGATGAACACCCAACTCATCCCATCATTGACCACAAGCTCGGATGGTTACCCATCACCAAAATATGGCGACAATGCCATTGAAAAACTAAAATCTTGTAATGATACAGGCTTATTGACTGATGATTCCAAAATTAAGAAGCTCGCTACTGCAGCCTCCATCGACTCTACTCGAAGCTTGATCATCTTCCTGAACACCCGAGATGATAATCTCTCCCATGGATCTAATATTCTTGAAGATGTCATCGTCAATGCCTTTGCCGCCACCAAGGCCACCGGCATGGGCCGAGAGTGGATGGGGATGGGGGAGGACGGTCATCTAtcatgaaaaagataaaaaaataataataaataaaaaaaataataatcaaatgCAACCAGATCCTGTTGAAACCGATTATCTATCAAATTCTCAGGAAACTCTCCACAAATCAACGATTATAACACATACTCATAtccattaaaatataatatatacacCAAGCAAAACCAATAATGAGTGCCTCCTCACGCCTCTTTCCATTTCAGCCTCAATGTGCCACCACAATAAACGACAGATCTGAGAAACCGACTCGGCACGCCTTTGCGGTAACCCATTGAACAAAGGACACGTGTATTGGCATCAAGCATGGGGTGATCTAATACAACAAAAGTGCTATGGTTTTAGCGAGAGTTCCGCAGCAGCATGAGGTTGCCAGTGCGATCCCGTATAGTCCATTCGTACCCCAAAGGGGTGGGGCTCAAATTTCAATTATAGCTATCTAATGAACGATATCTTCGTACTGTTCatttaaacaaaagaaaaaggagaaattgGGTGTCGGCCGCAAAAAGTTTCGTTGATTTTGGCCTACATAACCTTAGTTTTTAGTAAATTACATGGCTCCGCCAGTACGGATTTCCCTGCAACATGGAGACAAGAAAGCGTCACGTGGCCTCCTCAGGCGTCACCCACATGCTCTCCATAAAAAGCCAACTGGCCCAAGCGGTGGGGCTGTGGTCATTCGCACCCACATTTTTTCTTTTTcggaaacaaataaataaataaataaaaggaggAATACCACCCAGGCGCATTTATTTTGCTTCGGCTTGTTGTCGTCAGGAGGAGGAAGAAGCCAAACCGCCGGGCACTCCCGTTATTACCCCCAATCTCCATGCCTGGTTTCGTAAGTGTTTCCCGGAAAGCCCGTGATTaagtaaagccttctttaaaGCCCCGTGGCTGGGACGCGAGAAGAACAAAGGATTCCCTTTTCCAGATCGAAATCCCTTCGGCCCAATCCCGTTCCCCCAAGGAGGTGCTCGACGGAGGAGGGATGAAGAGGCGTTCGATCGACGGATACGACGGCGGAGATTCCCGGATCGTTGTGGAAGAGGCGAAGAAGAAGCGGAAGGGCGAAAAGGACGCGGCggtggcggaggaggaggaggaggaggaggtgttgGTGGCGGAGCTGGGGGAGGACCTGGTGTTCGAGGTGCTGAAGCGGGCGGATGCGAGGACGCTGGCTGCGGCGGCGTGCGTGTGCCGGCGGTGGCGGAGACTGGCGGAGGACGAGCGGCTCTGGGAGGCGGTGTGCGTCCGCCACTGGGCCAACATCGGGTGCGGCAACCAGCAGCTCCGGTCGGTGGTGCTCGCCCTCGGGGGCTTCCGCCGCCTCCACTCCCTCTACCTGCTCCCCCTCCTGCACCCCTCCCTCCGCCGCCCGGCCGCCCTCCCGACGTTCCCACTCCCGGCGACCGCCGCCACCCCCCTCACGCCACCGCGTCGGTCCCTCCTGCCGGCGCGATGGGGGAAGGACGAGGTGcagctctccctctccctcctctccatcGGCTACTTCGAGAAGATGAACCCCAACTACAAGCGGGGAGGAGGCGGGTCTTGATGGATCTCGTCGCCTCctccatatattttttttttttcttttttggcccccCTTTTTACCTCCTCTTCTAATTTCTAATTTTCGATCTTATTGTTATTTTTATgtactgctgctgctgttgttgtGGTGTGCTTCAGAGATTTGCTCACTTTGTTTCTAATTATATGTAAAATTTATGGACTGATAATAGAATTTCTTCTACGTTTTCTCTTCTGTTCTGTAAATTTCACTTCCTGACTTGATCTGGGCTTTGAGGGAAGGAGGAAAGCTGGATTCTTTGGAGAGGGAGAGGAATTATTGGGGGAGAAGAAGAGGACAAAGGGAAAGTGGGGGTTGTTGCTGAGTTGAAGGCGGGCCTGCCCACCTTATTTTTGGTTGGATGGTTTAATGGTTGTGGATTGGTTTCCATCAGCACCTTTGGATTTTTGTGGCCGCGAGGACAAAGAGCGGAGGGGGAGGACAAGGGGGTAGGGGCCTGTTGACTCATTGTGGTTTCGGCCGCTTCAGGAAGGGAGCTTGTGCTGTTGGGCAATTATCAGCTTGGACTGTTTGGGGAAACCTATTTGGATTATCTCCCGACCCTAGCGTTGGATTATCTCCTTCAAATGGGTTGTCCGAATTAATTCATTTGTATGCTAATTGTCTCTTCGTATAATTCATTTTATTATAATTAGTCGTAGATAGGATAATGGGTGTGCTGGTCGACACTTGGTGGTCGAGGTTGTGCTGGATGTGAGACTGATTCCTTATTGAAGCTTATGCGGTGGATAACCGTGATTACACTTGCTGGTAAGAAATAAAAGAATCAATGTATATTACTCAGTTTTTACTTGCTTGTCATGATCCTACGTGGACTAATAGAAGAGGTGCCGTATGAGTTTGTTAGCACGGATCAGTTCTCCTATGAATAGGTTAAATTTTTGAGTTGCAAGTTTGTGATGGATGTTATTGGAGCCTAGCTCGGTGTGCGTTACAGTAGCCTAGTCATTTGGACTCCTTGCTAGAAGATATCAACATCGAGTAAAACTCGGTAGGATCAGATACGATTCAAATCATAGGTGGCCCCCCTTTCAAATAGGAAACAACTCCTCATCACAGGTTTGGATGGGAGAGATTGTCATGGTCCCATATAAACTTCACAAAATAAGCATCATATGGTTCGTTAGCCTGGAGCGATCCTCTTCATAACAACTTCAGCTTGTAGATTGTGAGTCTGTGACAAAAAggcataaattataattttatttagatatttaTTTCAGAAATATAAGAACCATGTTTTTAATAACTAAATGATTTCATATCAATTCCCTAAGATTTTGCCAATTGCTCTTTTTCAtgacaacattaaaaaaaatatcaatcattGTGTAAAAAGTCTTACAAATCTTACAAAATAACATGCCGATAAGCCAAGACAAGCCTTTTACGTGGTATAACCAATACAGTCAGCCATTTGTATAGGAGTGATAATCAGCCAAGTTGGTACATTCTAAGAGTGAATGCATAGTCTCTTATGAAATAGAAATCGATGAatcaaatatctattttttttttaaaaatgcatgatcaTACCTATATTACTTTCATATTGCAATAAAATATTCATCTTTCTGGTTATATTTTTCATGATAACACATTTTCAGTTAAAAGGCAAAATCGGCTCAAATTGTGACACCATTAATACACATGATGTTAGGACCAATGCACTATAGCCAGGATCAGTGCATATGTGAATCAAGAAATCTCGCTACCGCTGAAGATCAAATGTCATTGATTACCTACAGCTTTGGGTGGCATTTCTGCCTCCCCTATcatcataaaaagaaaaaaaaaaaaaaaaaaaagataaagaaaagatacTATTATGGCTCACATAAATAGTGTTGGGATTGGTACTCGGACATCCAACTACGATGGCAACCCGATAATATAATTTGGTGGCAACCCGATAATATAATTTGGTAGCTAACCACGTATATTCACGATTATTCCGAATGATACAGTTAATCATAATCTAGTTAGCAACTCGGCGGCTAACCGATTGTTTTATTTGGAGGTAGGTCGAGTATACTAGCCAAGTATTTACAATTTGCAAAAAATCCGTAACGTTCGACCTCAAAAGATTTGGGGTTAAAAAAATGGTTACTCGACGTAGGCATTAAGCTCATAAATATTGGATTGTAAGTTTGAGTAACTATCCATTTATAGCCTAATGTGCACTCATAATTTCATCTTGAAATCAAAATCGATGGGACTATTAGATAACTACCACACTGTCCTATATAAAAGAAGGTAGGAGAAGAACCAAGGTAAACTCATTCTAAGCTTTTCTATACATTTTCTTAGCTCTTGTACTTTTGGTTCTTTCTACTGTTCCTTCTACTCCGACCAACTTAAGTATTGAAGGGTCCGCCAGACACTCTCCAATAACTAGACTTAATTTGCATATTCTCACTTCATTTAGAAGCAAGACATATTTATTTGGCAGCAACTCGACTGTCTGGCCAGTGTTCAATAGCAACAATTAGCATAATTATTATTGCACACAGCCCAACCTTACAAAAGTTTGCTAATAGATGTacattctctcaatctgatcatctttaAATGTTTTGCCATTTAGATCTACCTAATGCACGCTCACACAATATTtcacattttaaatttttatgttttaTGTATTTCTTACATGGTCAACAATTTTAGCATGGTTGGCATCTTATCTTTAAAGATATGCCCTTTAGGTGATCTAGGGTGTTTATTATAGATatgttcagaaaaaaaaaatttctcacataTGATCATTGATGAGCTTTTAAATGTATTTTTCAATCTTGTAGTAGCACCTCATCCAATATAATTGACCACTTCTTATGCACAGATTTAATCTCCAACcactgtgagagagagagagagagagagagagaggagaagaagaagaagaagaaccataTGGAATGGAGAGAATAAGGCAGAAGAAACTGTTCCTATACTCATATTCAACATAATTTGTGATTCATCTACCTCTGCTACAATTCTTAGACATTTTACactataaaatctttaaaaatttatcCACAATAATGAATCCAAAAATTCCCTTAAGGGATTATTTTGGTAGGATGATACTGATGAAATTTTGAGGTAATTTGGATCTATTTAGTTTACTAGATTTATGAGGAAGAAAATTCTCAAAAAGTACAAAAACTTGGGGGCTCCTATTGACATTCAAAATGTTAGAACTTTAATTCAAAACTTTGAATTGAAAGTTTGGGATGTTTAATTTTTTGCTCCTATCAACCGGCCCTCAAAATAATAGAATTTGATATTGAAATTTTACACTAATAAAAGTTGGGCAACTTATGAGACTTGGTCTATGAAAATTTTCTGAGTGGAGATAAGATGGTCATCTAACAAATAGTTGCACTGCTACAGCCATCTTAATAAATATTCTGCGCAATCCCATCTCTCAA
Above is a genomic segment from Elaeis guineensis isolate ETL-2024a chromosome 1, EG11, whole genome shotgun sequence containing:
- the LOC105061009 gene encoding F-box protein GID2; protein product: MKRRSIDGYDGGDSRIVVEEAKKKRKGEKDAAVAEEEEEEEVLVAELGEDLVFEVLKRADARTLAAAACVCRRWRRLAEDERLWEAVCVRHWANIGCGNQQLRSVVLALGGFRRLHSLYLLPLLHPSLRRPAALPTFPLPATAATPLTPPRRSLLPARWGKDEVQLSLSLLSIGYFEKMNPNYKRGGGGS